From Sulfurovum zhangzhouensis, the proteins below share one genomic window:
- a CDS encoding DUF6148 family protein → MAIDLDTANTMLTEWLNAEKAILKNQSYKIGDKEFTKVNMSYVRENVAYWEKKVLSLTPASEGGRKGVRMKKAVYRG, encoded by the coding sequence ATGGCTATCGATCTTGATACTGCAAATACCATGTTAACTGAGTGGTTAAATGCAGAAAAGGCCATTTTGAAAAATCAATCATACAAGATTGGTGACAAAGAATTTACAAAAGTAAATATGTCATATGTACGTGAAAATGTAGCCTACTGGGAGAAAAAAGTACTTTCTCTTACCCCTGCCTCAGAGGGTGGAAGAAAAGGCGTAAGAATGAAGAAGGCGGTATATAGAGGATGA
- a CDS encoding DUF4760 domain-containing protein codes for MKWYEHLSDICFCKKNAKWCGTIERHAAWTLLGFFTGAAVFGWLSGFSETTIDVLKVITGGLIAVSAGIAAQQFRFNRKQAEKANRWNTKQLAATQMHASRKVIKEAISDLHGKFEILEQKGPYSLYEIHDAIGVMLSSGKFVFHGEETEDDIKLIPDEQHEKSKYRAISFRKDVNGREIKDNILKYLGEYEYICVSLNNKIFDEETVRMFLEYGIIRAFMIFENYIDHLQKVHGDKTTYLELQTVATRYINDNGQTS; via the coding sequence ATGAAGTGGTATGAACATTTATCTGACATTTGCTTCTGTAAAAAGAATGCAAAGTGGTGTGGAACGATAGAAAGACATGCTGCATGGACTTTATTAGGTTTTTTTACTGGTGCAGCAGTCTTTGGATGGTTATCAGGTTTTTCTGAGACTACGATTGATGTACTAAAAGTCATTACAGGTGGACTGATAGCTGTATCAGCAGGTATCGCAGCACAGCAATTTAGGTTTAACCGTAAACAAGCAGAAAAAGCAAATAGGTGGAATACTAAACAGCTAGCAGCTACACAAATGCATGCAAGTAGAAAAGTTATCAAGGAAGCGATAAGCGATCTTCATGGTAAGTTTGAGATACTAGAGCAAAAAGGTCCATATTCTCTTTATGAAATTCATGATGCTATTGGGGTTATGTTATCAAGTGGTAAATTTGTATTTCATGGAGAAGAAACAGAAGATGATATAAAGTTAATCCCAGACGAACAACATGAAAAATCTAAATATAGAGCTATTTCTTTTAGAAAAGATGTTAATGGAAGAGAAATTAAAGATAATATACTTAAATATCTTGGTGAGTATGAATACATATGTGTAAGTTTAAATAATAAAATTTTTGATGAAGAAACAGTACGTATGTTCTTGGAATATGGAATTATAAGAGCATTTATGATTTTTGAGAATTATATAGATCATCTCCAAAAAGTTCATGGAGATAAAACAACATACCTAGAGCTACAAACTGTAGCTACTAGATATATTAATGATAATGGTCAGACATCTTAA
- a CDS encoding AAA family ATPase has protein sequence MENMYNLNIERGVLASILFDPYDQNIETLYTRLSSNDFYLPFHQYLFNACYRLHSEGKPIDEEFTRYMLNKEGKFDEVAMLDLLSSNPLSNIDEYVNELKSMSQKRLLATLSTDIKKKIIEDGALPLEVIDSTIKRLESIAEGGTLTIGRKSIFDTEAKDPEFICKNWIPIPLGTITIFAAPGGTGKTWLVLQVAYRAALEGKKVFLWLSEDPEGIVRSRFDAMLDKIVDTYGDVYRDLIHISTDDPILLLEGRGRTVNMSSKFYAMKRELSEYDVIVLDPLLAFYGGDENDNSQARVFMQPFLNWVRGTERSLIFLHHSKKGDSNGMTKARGAGAIVDAVRCVYDMEKITIRKDGKDVPDPMKADMRRFMITKDNYGAARYTGGYVFERQITPRNSAPSFEVTYDDNDNLDMPRID, from the coding sequence ATGGAAAATATGTATAACCTAAATATAGAACGTGGAGTACTTGCTTCTATACTATTCGACCCATATGATCAAAACATTGAGACGCTTTATACAAGACTCTCATCAAATGACTTCTATCTACCATTCCACCAATATCTTTTCAATGCATGTTACCGTCTTCACTCAGAAGGTAAACCTATCGATGAAGAGTTCACACGTTATATGTTAAATAAAGAAGGTAAGTTTGATGAAGTAGCTATGCTTGATCTATTGTCATCAAACCCTCTATCTAATATCGATGAGTACGTCAATGAGCTTAAATCTATGAGCCAGAAGCGTTTGCTTGCAACTTTGTCTACAGATATTAAGAAGAAAATTATAGAGGATGGTGCACTACCTCTTGAAGTAATCGACAGTACTATAAAAAGGTTGGAATCAATCGCTGAGGGGGGAACGCTTACAATTGGTAGAAAAAGCATATTCGACACCGAGGCAAAAGATCCTGAATTTATTTGTAAGAACTGGATACCTATACCTCTTGGAACGATTACTATATTTGCTGCACCAGGAGGAACTGGTAAGACATGGCTTGTGCTTCAGGTTGCTTACCGTGCTGCACTGGAAGGTAAGAAAGTTTTTCTATGGTTATCAGAGGACCCTGAAGGTATCGTTAGAAGTAGATTTGATGCGATGCTTGACAAGATCGTAGATACCTATGGAGATGTTTATAGAGATCTTATCCATATAAGCACTGATGATCCAATACTTCTACTGGAAGGACGTGGTAGAACAGTTAACATGTCATCTAAGTTCTATGCAATGAAGAGAGAGCTTAGTGAATATGATGTGATCGTACTTGATCCACTTCTTGCATTCTATGGTGGTGATGAGAATGATAACTCTCAGGCGCGTGTATTTATGCAGCCATTCTTGAACTGGGTCAGAGGTACAGAGCGATCACTTATATTCCTTCACCACTCAAAGAAGGGTGATAGTAACGGAATGACAAAGGCACGTGGTGCAGGTGCTATAGTAGATGCAGTTCGTTGTGTATATGACATGGAGAAGATCACTATCCGTAAGGATGGTAAAGATGTCCCTGATCCTATGAAAGCAGATATGAGACGGTTCATGATCACAAAGGACAACTATGGTGCTGCACGTTATACGGGCGGGTATGTATTTGAACGTCAGATAACTCCTAGAAACAGTGCACCAAGCTTTGAAGTAACGTATGATGATAATGACAATTTAGATATGCCAAGGATAGACTAG
- a CDS encoding S24 family peptidase: MSSKMRGFMENNEKVADIDDIFERIKIVLKVGTYKDMLEKLDIKRGTFDNWKQRGHIPMSKLIVIANKLNIELEWLMYGEGPRNIISQTGKNNIGTVGTARNIHVGDKTKTSMTIREPSPSYHEEDTISIPYYPEVYASAGGGAMVYDSLSGTKPMKLSRAFVEDFLGVSFNKNIHILNVKGDSMAPTIVDGELIFVSPLNGNGIVDGQIYVIMYEDDIYVKRIRKVPFSKRFNLSXTVS, encoded by the coding sequence ATGTCAAGTAAAATGAGGGGATTTATGGAAAATAATGAGAAAGTAGCAGATATCGACGATATTTTTGAGCGTATTAAGATAGTATTAAAAGTTGGAACATATAAAGATATGCTCGAAAAACTTGATATAAAGAGGGGAACTTTTGACAACTGGAAGCAAAGAGGACATATTCCAATGTCTAAGCTGATAGTAATTGCAAATAAACTTAATATAGAACTTGAATGGCTGATGTATGGGGAAGGACCAAGAAACATTATAAGCCAAACTGGTAAAAATAATATCGGTACCGTTGGAACTGCTCGTAATATACATGTCGGTGATAAGACTAAAACTTCTATGACAATTCGTGAGCCATCACCATCTTACCATGAAGAAGATACGATCAGCATACCATACTATCCTGAAGTATATGCAAGTGCCGGCGGTGGGGCTATGGTATATGACTCACTGAGCGGTACTAAGCCTATGAAACTTTCACGTGCTTTTGTAGAGGACTTCCTCGGAGTATCATTCAACAAGAACATTCATATCCTAAATGTAAAGGGTGATAGTATGGCTCCAACCATCGTAGACGGTGAGCTGATATTTGTCTCTCCGCTCAATGGTAACGGCATAGTAGATGGGCAGATCTACGTAATCATGTATGAAGATGACATCTATGTAAAGAGAATAAGGAAAGTTCCTTTTAGTAAACGATTCAATCTAAGCNAGACGGTGAGCTGA
- a CDS encoding phage terminase large subunit family protein — MSAIYYDVFIRSVQPKELPTMPEWADEHRIIAKGAEKGPWKTDRTPYAKEIMYELSPHSPTREIIVIKPTQMGFTEIGVNTMLYYAHLSPIASLMILHTQTIAETTAKNRINPAILKIPDLRDKISPSKRKGDGGPDLAKEYPDGYMELKWGQTPSSFASIPAGVVICDDIDRWPTDVGEEGNPLDLARGRTETYANYKFYANSTPTTKAKSNIYKEFNETDKRHYYMPCPECTPREHDKQNRSNMVIFEWKHFKFEHDENNQLVGNVDFCCPHCGSLIREEHKEWMMSEEAGAKWIPHRPGVKKKGYRITGMYQPLGMGRDWNTIGQRFIDASKLSEKGDNTKLKTVINTIFAEVWDKELTKVETSAEKLHSRRYTYSSDVPEGVFILHAGVDTQDDRFEYEVVGYGKGGQSWGIERGVVTGDPALPETKMALDEVLLNKTYIHESGSLMKIHTKTVDYGGHRSKAVSEYTSKRFMRRIFAIKGSKTIDAPVVNKVPTKSKYKTKLFMVGVNAAKDDFFSRLVISEKGDNYCHFPDSYDMNYFEQLLVERREDSGRWINPGKKRNESTDCRIYADCAKELSGIDVEALSKPLFYVQNATPNKKRRRILSKGR, encoded by the coding sequence ATGAGTGCTATTTACTATGATGTATTTATACGGTCAGTACAGCCAAAAGAGCTGCCTACAATGCCAGAATGGGCAGATGAGCATAGGATTATTGCAAAAGGTGCAGAAAAAGGACCTTGGAAAACAGATAGAACTCCTTATGCAAAGGAGATAATGTATGAACTTTCTCCTCATTCACCTACAAGAGAGATCATTGTTATAAAACCGACACAGATGGGTTTTACCGAGATAGGTGTAAATACGATGCTTTATTACGCCCATCTTTCACCTATTGCATCGCTAATGATACTACATACACAGACAATTGCAGAGACTACTGCAAAAAACAGGATAAACCCTGCTATCCTGAAGATACCAGACCTAAGAGACAAGATAAGTCCATCAAAGAGAAAAGGTGATGGCGGACCAGATCTTGCAAAGGAATACCCTGATGGGTATATGGAGCTTAAATGGGGTCAGACTCCGTCATCATTTGCATCTATCCCTGCAGGAGTAGTCATATGCGATGATATAGACAGATGGCCAACAGATGTGGGAGAAGAAGGTAACCCTCTTGACCTTGCAAGGGGACGTACAGAAACTTATGCAAACTACAAGTTCTATGCGAACTCAACACCAACAACAAAGGCAAAATCAAATATCTATAAAGAGTTCAATGAAACAGATAAGCGCCACTACTACATGCCATGTCCTGAATGTACTCCGAGAGAGCATGATAAACAAAACAGATCAAACATGGTTATATTTGAGTGGAAGCATTTTAAATTTGAACATGATGAGAATAACCAGCTTGTAGGAAATGTTGATTTTTGTTGTCCTCATTGCGGATCACTGATAAGAGAAGAACACAAAGAGTGGATGATGAGCGAAGAGGCAGGGGCCAAGTGGATACCTCATAGACCTGGTGTAAAAAAGAAAGGATACAGGATAACAGGTATGTACCAGCCTCTTGGCATGGGTAGGGATTGGAATACGATCGGGCAAAGATTTATCGATGCTTCCAAGCTGTCTGAAAAAGGCGACAATACAAAGCTAAAGACAGTTATCAATACCATATTTGCCGAAGTATGGGATAAGGAGCTCACCAAGGTAGAGACAAGCGCAGAGAAGCTACACAGTAGACGCTATACGTACAGTTCTGATGTTCCTGAAGGTGTCTTTATACTCCATGCCGGGGTAGATACACAAGATGACCGTTTTGAGTATGAAGTTGTAGGATACGGTAAAGGCGGTCAGAGCTGGGGTATCGAGCGAGGTGTAGTCACAGGTGATCCTGCATTGCCTGAAACAAAGATGGCACTCGATGAAGTGCTATTGAACAAGACATATATTCATGAGTCAGGATCGCTTATGAAGATCCACACAAAAACAGTCGATTACGGTGGACACAGAAGTAAGGCAGTCAGTGAATATACGTCAAAAAGATTTATGAGACGTATATTTGCCATCAAGGGATCAAAGACGATAGATGCTCCAGTCGTAAATAAAGTGCCAACAAAATCAAAATATAAAACAAAACTATTCATGGTTGGGGTCAATGCTGCAAAAGATGACTTCTTCTCACGTTTAGTCATTTCAGAAAAAGGAGATAACTACTGCCATTTCCCTGATAGCTATGATATGAATTATTTTGAGCAGCTGCTTGTAGAGAGGAGAGAAGATAGTGGAAGATGGATAAATCCTGGTAAAAAGCGTAATGAGTCCACCGACTGCCGTATCTATGCAGACTGCGCAAAGGAACTTAGCGGCATTGATGTTGAGGCACTGAGCAAACCATTATTTTACGTGCAAAATGCAACACCAAATAAAAAAAGAAGAAGAATATTGAGCAAGGGGAGATAA
- a CDS encoding S24 family peptidase: MYEDDIYVKRIRKVPFSKRFNLSSDNPDVADIQLTDEQTAECMVIGEVVGQMRRKGQK; the protein is encoded by the coding sequence ATGTATGAAGATGATATCTATGTGAAGAGGATAAGGAAAGTTCCTTTTAGTAAACGATTCAATCTAAGCAGTGATAACCCCGATGTAGCAGATATACAACTAACTGATGAGCAGACAGCTGAGTGTATGGTAATCGGTGAGGTAGTAGGGCAGATGAGACGGAAGGGGCAGAAGTAG